A region from the Corallococcus soli genome encodes:
- a CDS encoding DofA protein encodes MALPVYKTDVIDKVFFLRWDAPPTPDEIQSVFQKMQTAYQQHQQPMILVTSTGSKAAVPNSEQRRHLSNMLSDARSLFSEIHVVIEGNELQHNLQRVIVSGMLIVTRTYDDQFIRVHKTADGAAGFIARRLGVDGTQVVNEARTRGVVL; translated from the coding sequence ATGGCACTTCCGGTCTACAAGACAGACGTCATCGACAAGGTCTTCTTCCTGCGCTGGGACGCTCCACCGACGCCGGATGAAATCCAGTCCGTGTTCCAGAAGATGCAGACGGCCTACCAGCAGCACCAGCAGCCCATGATCCTGGTGACGAGCACCGGCTCCAAGGCGGCGGTGCCCAACAGCGAGCAGCGCCGGCACCTGTCCAACATGCTGTCGGACGCGCGCTCGCTGTTCTCGGAGATCCACGTCGTCATCGAAGGCAACGAGCTGCAGCACAACCTCCAGCGCGTCATCGTGTCCGGGATGCTCATCGTCACGCGCACGTACGACGACCAGTTCATCCGCGTGCACAAGACCGCGGACGGGGCCGCGGGCTTCATCGCGCGGCGGCTGGGCGTGGACGGCACCCAGGTGGTCAACGAAGCGCGGACGCGGGGCGTGGTGCTGTAG
- a CDS encoding acylase, which produces MLEHTPDSPPCRGGSRTSLRARRWSLSLLTSLALVAASGCDDKEDPTTPPPPAPAKYTAKIRRTSYGIPHITADNYGSLGFGQGYAFAQDHVCTLADQIIKVRSERARYLGQGPGNTYVGSDLAYLSLGLIERATAAFPQLSEEVQQMLTGYVAGYNKYLEETPAAERPANCANADWVKPITPVDLLAYNIDLTLVGGIGQLALTIAAATPPVVGAQSVDKQAHLRPQMPTLEQLKTLRDTDFGSNGWAMGAERTDNGKGMVMANPHFPWEGELRLWESQLTVPGQMNVYGVGLMGVPAVLIGFNEDVAWTHTFSSGQRMTMYQLSLVPGKPTTYKYGNEEREMTSKKFRILVKLPEGSVTNFEQTMYFSHYGPIIAIPDSAAPGLPPGTLRWNTQSVLTLRDANIENTQFLDQFHGMNKAKNLTEFKGVYATRQGLPWVNTMYADKEGNAWYTDATPTPNLSKDAYTKWYTAAKTPSATSLTYGLFATLGVVFLDGSDPANEWQVEAGSRSPGLVPFSKVPQLDRRDFVFNANDSYWISNPAAPLTGFSPLHGEERVPQSPRTRMNLFTLTEQSATGASGADGKFSLEELKTAVFSNRSSMAELTREGLVQRCTGRTTVMFQEKPVDISQACALLATWDGRFDTSSKGAFVFREFLGAVPSASLLNKGLLFTNPFDPADPVNTPNTMTPAPATGEDPLLVRLAQGVASINASGIPLDATLGEVQYTARSGTRVPIQGGLSREGITNVVGYGVIRTTLFEYTATRAQLISGNTGLSSAGYPINNGSSFVMAMQFTDAGPSANAVLTYSESGDPKSPHYSDQTQLFSQKQWRPILFTDAQIAADAALVETTVSGG; this is translated from the coding sequence ATGCTCGAGCACACCCCTGATTCTCCTCCCTGTCGCGGCGGCTCCCGGACGTCCCTCCGGGCCCGTCGTTGGTCCCTCTCCCTGCTGACGTCACTGGCGCTGGTCGCAGCCAGTGGATGTGACGACAAGGAGGATCCCACCACCCCTCCGCCCCCCGCGCCCGCCAAGTACACCGCGAAGATCCGCCGGACGTCCTACGGCATCCCCCACATCACGGCCGACAACTACGGCAGCCTGGGCTTCGGACAGGGCTATGCCTTCGCCCAGGACCACGTCTGCACCCTGGCGGATCAGATCATCAAGGTGCGCAGCGAGCGCGCGCGCTACCTGGGCCAGGGGCCCGGCAACACCTACGTGGGCTCCGACCTGGCGTACCTGTCGTTGGGCCTCATCGAGCGGGCCACGGCCGCCTTCCCGCAGCTGTCGGAGGAAGTGCAGCAGATGCTCACCGGCTACGTGGCCGGCTACAACAAGTACCTGGAGGAGACGCCCGCGGCGGAGCGCCCCGCCAACTGCGCCAACGCGGACTGGGTCAAGCCCATCACCCCCGTGGACCTGCTGGCGTACAACATCGACCTGACGCTGGTGGGCGGTATCGGCCAGCTGGCGCTCACCATCGCGGCGGCGACGCCCCCCGTCGTGGGCGCGCAGAGCGTGGACAAGCAGGCCCACCTGCGGCCCCAGATGCCGACGCTGGAGCAGCTCAAGACGCTGCGCGACACGGACTTCGGCAGCAACGGCTGGGCCATGGGCGCCGAGCGCACCGACAACGGCAAGGGCATGGTGATGGCCAACCCGCACTTCCCCTGGGAAGGCGAGCTGCGCCTGTGGGAGAGCCAGCTGACCGTGCCCGGTCAGATGAACGTCTACGGCGTGGGCCTGATGGGCGTGCCGGCGGTGCTCATCGGCTTCAATGAGGACGTGGCCTGGACGCACACGTTCTCCTCCGGCCAGCGCATGACGATGTACCAGCTGAGCCTCGTGCCCGGAAAGCCGACCACCTACAAGTACGGCAACGAAGAGCGAGAGATGACGTCCAAGAAGTTCCGGATCCTCGTGAAGCTGCCGGAGGGGTCGGTCACGAACTTCGAGCAGACGATGTACTTCAGCCACTACGGCCCCATCATCGCCATCCCGGACTCGGCCGCCCCCGGCCTGCCGCCGGGCACGCTGCGCTGGAACACCCAGTCGGTGCTCACCCTGCGCGACGCCAACATCGAGAACACCCAGTTCCTGGACCAGTTCCACGGCATGAACAAGGCGAAGAACCTGACCGAGTTCAAGGGCGTCTACGCCACCCGCCAGGGCCTGCCCTGGGTGAACACCATGTACGCCGACAAGGAGGGCAACGCCTGGTACACGGACGCGACGCCCACCCCGAACCTCAGCAAGGACGCGTACACGAAGTGGTACACCGCCGCCAAGACGCCCTCCGCCACCAGCCTCACCTACGGCCTCTTCGCCACGCTGGGCGTCGTGTTCCTGGACGGCAGCGACCCGGCCAATGAGTGGCAGGTGGAGGCGGGCTCGCGCAGCCCCGGCCTCGTGCCCTTCTCCAAGGTGCCGCAGTTGGATCGCCGCGACTTCGTCTTCAACGCGAACGACAGCTACTGGATCTCCAACCCGGCGGCGCCCCTGACGGGCTTCTCCCCGCTGCACGGCGAGGAGCGCGTGCCCCAGTCGCCTCGCACGCGCATGAACCTCTTCACCCTCACGGAGCAGAGCGCCACCGGCGCCTCGGGCGCGGACGGCAAGTTCAGCCTGGAGGAGCTGAAGACGGCGGTGTTCAGCAACCGCAGCAGCATGGCGGAGCTGACGCGTGAGGGCCTGGTCCAGCGCTGCACGGGCCGCACGACCGTGATGTTCCAGGAGAAGCCGGTGGACATCAGCCAGGCGTGCGCGCTGCTCGCCACATGGGATGGCCGCTTCGACACCAGCTCCAAGGGCGCGTTCGTGTTCCGCGAGTTCCTGGGCGCCGTGCCCAGCGCCAGCCTGCTCAACAAGGGCCTGCTGTTCACCAACCCGTTCGATCCGGCCGACCCCGTCAACACGCCCAACACCATGACGCCCGCGCCGGCCACCGGCGAGGACCCGCTGCTCGTGCGGCTGGCGCAGGGCGTGGCCAGCATCAACGCGTCCGGCATCCCCCTGGACGCGACGCTGGGCGAGGTGCAGTACACCGCGCGCAGCGGCACCCGCGTGCCCATCCAGGGCGGCCTGAGCCGCGAGGGCATCACCAACGTCGTCGGCTACGGCGTCATCCGCACCACCCTGTTCGAGTACACCGCCACCCGCGCGCAGCTCATCAGCGGCAACACGGGCCTGTCCAGCGCGGGCTACCCCATCAACAACGGCAGCAGCTTCGTCATGGCCATGCAGTTCACCGACGCCGGTCCCAGCGCCAACGCGGTGCTGACGTACAGCGAGTCGGGCGACCCCAAGTCGCCCCACTACAGCGACCAGACCCAGCTGTTCTCCCAGAAGCAGTGGCGGCCCATCCTCTTCACGGACGCGCAGATCGCCGCGGACGCCGCCCTCGTCGAGACCACCGTCAGCGGCGGGTAG